A window from Schistocerca gregaria isolate iqSchGreg1 chromosome 8, iqSchGreg1.2, whole genome shotgun sequence encodes these proteins:
- the LOC126284191 gene encoding histone H2A, giving the protein MSGRGKGGKVKGKSKSRSSRAGLQFPVGRIHRLLRKGNYAERVGAGAPVYLAAVMEYLAAEVLELAGNAARDNKKTRIIPRHLQLAIRNDEELNKLLSGVTIAQGGVLPNIQAVLLPKKTEKKA; this is encoded by the coding sequence atgtccggacgcggaaagggaggcaaagtcaagggcaagtcaaagtcccgctcaagcagggctgggctccagttcccggtcggcagaatccaccgcctcctgcgcaagggaaactacgccgagcgcgtcggcgccggggcgcccgtctacctcgccgccgtcatggagtacctcgcggctgaggtgctcgagctggccggaaacgcggcccgcgacaacaagaagacgcgcatcatcccgcgccacctgcagctcgccatacgcaacgacgaggagctcaacaagctcttgtcgggcgtcaccatcgcacagggaggtgtcctgcccaacatccaggccgtcctgctgccaaagaagaccgagaagaaggcctaa
- the LOC126284195 gene encoding histone H4 translates to MTGRGKGGKGLGKGGAKRHRKVLRDNIQGITKPAIRRLARRGGVKRISGLIYEETRGVLKVFLENVIRDAVTYTEHAKRKTVTAMDVVYALKRQGRTLYGFGG, encoded by the coding sequence atgacaggccgcggcaagggaggaaaggggctcggcaagggtggcgccaagcggcaccgcaaggtgttgcgcgacaacatccagggcatcacgaagcccgcgatccgccgcctggcgcgcaggggcggcgtgaagcgcatctctggtctgatctacgaggagacgcgcggagtgctgaaggtgttcctggagaacgtgatccgcgacgcggtgacgtacactgagcacgccaagcgcaagactgtgacggccatggacgtggtgtacgccctgaagaggcaggggcgcaccctgtacggtttcggcggttag